Proteins from a genomic interval of Paenibacillus sp. FSL R5-0623:
- a CDS encoding S-layer homology domain-containing protein, with protein sequence MPKRFSRMLAFLCCLVMVASLMPTSYAAATDNIENAEANETPTAIFGTPELGANDSLWGQTMEHHINKSTVPTDPRPHAMGTARILWDHDYLYARVVVNDSNLYQGAGADHRYDSLEFYVGTGTSGSNQWRVSSTGVFSGQAAPGRAAWTQITETGYIVEMRIPKRNLTFEEGKLTFEVYINNSTEKGADRYEVVSSFGVPDAAYTSSDSFTDSLQLIPANELDTRLSITATAGPGGSIMSNPPGDVLRVDRGSNKEITFAPDYGKIVDTVTVDGETVTLSAGTYTFTNIEADHAIHVTFKNDPDAGILPFIVWNDNFASGEYTTAVIIDLGEGKAALGSELSPDLFALSARNTTLNGEAVTFEGPRKITRVYANDEPKVRGYVGPISHSPDYQDGLASGRYIVVESEFYSESGGSTTLDGSSNSTRQVYTLVQKGEIVLTEGNSLHNVVFEQEKVVNPILDKFTTFTDNSVNRSLYLHKDEDGNVMKGLPLYVYTHGMSRGGTNAVTDQKAAMKSANGSVALMKKMEQNPDKYASHVLNLSYNGVSVPSTENVKKVIDALIASGEVDPNRVYAAGFSWGGQYTNNLVNSYPGFFAAAAPMAPVSGSPNAKDNDAHNNLAYWMFLNAHNAGGYQTNLNNFINNNMPKMINARASRFESNEALTWPYNQFDQPNLRPNPANTPVLADYIAHEVEAAVLYNQITMGNWSIAPTAQSSNLPAWNNDYTDVFDWMFAQRKPVVPGAPSSFKATAGDGQVTLSWTAPADDGGSAILGYKVWYGNVTPVTLDAAETKYTFKNLTNGQGYNFTIIAVNAKGDGAEIRATATPMKTTTPTVPDSGGNTGNTGNTGNTGNIGNTGNTDNTGTGKDAGTLKSTYTVNTPKDKPAVTDKNGNTTLPGGGEIATKGGTKIKVPEGTTIDSNGKVTIPADKIAEVTLPGGNSTVTISGGSTIASDGTVTVGGKDAHMNLPNGNQVYFHGGSKIRSGGAVVVGPSGARVDLDNGMSLNIREGTELAFDDATPLGFLVISGNPFRDANMDEWFYNDINFTYTYDLFNGTTSTTFSPGTAMTRAMFVQVLANLENVNLSSYPSSRFRDVTDGQWYTAAAEWAAEKGIVNGTNADLFDPNSPMTREQMLVILYNYMKYKGYEIPESHAKSFTDESEISSWALEAVQALRDIGIVLGKPDNFFAPKATATRAEVATIFVRFTEYLAK encoded by the coding sequence ATGCCAAAACGATTTAGCAGAATGCTCGCATTCCTCTGTTGCTTGGTCATGGTAGCGTCGCTAATGCCTACCAGCTATGCTGCCGCCACTGACAACATCGAGAACGCAGAAGCGAATGAAACACCCACCGCCATTTTTGGAACTCCCGAACTCGGGGCAAACGACTCACTTTGGGGCCAAACCATGGAGCATCACATCAACAAAAGCACGGTACCCACCGACCCCAGACCCCATGCCATGGGTACAGCCAGAATCCTTTGGGATCATGACTACCTGTATGCCCGCGTAGTTGTGAATGACAGTAATCTATATCAGGGAGCTGGCGCAGATCACCGGTATGACAGCCTGGAGTTTTATGTTGGTACCGGAACCAGCGGCTCTAACCAATGGCGGGTCAGCTCGACGGGTGTGTTTTCAGGGCAGGCCGCTCCAGGCAGGGCTGCATGGACCCAGATCACGGAAACCGGATATATTGTGGAAATGAGAATACCAAAAAGAAATTTGACCTTTGAGGAGGGAAAACTTACCTTTGAGGTTTACATCAATAACTCGACGGAAAAGGGAGCTGACCGCTACGAAGTCGTTTCCTCTTTTGGAGTTCCAGATGCAGCTTACACCAGCTCTGATTCATTTACAGACAGCCTGCAGCTCATCCCAGCCAATGAATTAGACACCAGATTATCAATTACCGCCACTGCGGGACCGGGCGGCTCAATCATGTCGAACCCACCCGGGGATGTTCTGAGAGTAGATCGGGGCTCTAACAAAGAAATTACGTTTGCCCCCGATTACGGCAAAATTGTGGATACCGTAACGGTAGACGGCGAGACCGTGACTCTATCTGCTGGCACTTATACCTTTACGAATATTGAGGCTGATCATGCCATTCATGTGACTTTCAAAAACGATCCGGACGCGGGGATACTTCCCTTTATCGTATGGAATGACAACTTCGCCAGTGGCGAGTACACAACGGCTGTTATCATTGATTTAGGCGAGGGGAAGGCGGCGTTAGGCTCCGAGCTTAGTCCAGACTTGTTTGCCTTATCGGCTAGGAACACGACCCTGAACGGCGAAGCGGTGACTTTTGAAGGACCACGCAAGATCACAAGGGTGTATGCTAATGATGAACCGAAGGTACGCGGCTATGTGGGGCCGATTAGCCATTCACCAGATTATCAGGACGGACTGGCGAGCGGTCGTTACATCGTTGTTGAGTCTGAGTTTTATTCAGAGAGCGGCGGCAGTACAACGCTGGATGGCAGCAGTAACTCGACTAGGCAGGTCTACACCCTTGTTCAAAAGGGCGAAATCGTACTGACAGAAGGGAATTCGCTTCACAATGTGGTTTTTGAACAGGAAAAAGTGGTGAATCCAATCCTTGATAAATTTACAACATTCACGGACAATTCGGTCAATCGTTCGCTCTACCTTCACAAGGATGAAGACGGTAACGTGATGAAAGGATTGCCGCTGTATGTATATACCCACGGCATGTCACGCGGCGGCACAAACGCTGTGACAGACCAAAAAGCGGCCATGAAATCCGCCAACGGCTCCGTCGCTTTAATGAAAAAGATGGAGCAAAATCCCGATAAATACGCCAGCCATGTACTGAATCTTTCCTATAATGGCGTATCTGTTCCCTCCACAGAGAATGTTAAGAAGGTCATAGATGCCCTGATTGCCAGCGGCGAAGTAGACCCTAACCGTGTTTACGCAGCAGGCTTCTCCTGGGGCGGCCAGTATACAAACAACTTAGTTAACAGCTACCCTGGCTTCTTCGCTGCCGCCGCACCTATGGCCCCTGTAAGCGGTTCACCAAACGCTAAGGACAATGACGCTCACAATAACCTGGCCTATTGGATGTTTTTAAATGCTCATAATGCTGGAGGCTACCAGACTAACCTCAATAACTTCATCAATAACAATATGCCGAAAATGATCAACGCGAGGGCTTCGCGCTTTGAGAGTAATGAGGCACTTACGTGGCCCTACAATCAATTTGATCAGCCAAATCTGAGGCCGAATCCTGCCAACACACCTGTTCTGGCTGATTATATAGCGCATGAAGTGGAAGCGGCGGTTCTTTACAACCAGATAACTATGGGGAATTGGAGTATAGCTCCCACGGCGCAGTCCTCTAACTTGCCGGCTTGGAACAATGACTACACAGACGTCTTTGATTGGATGTTCGCGCAGAGAAAACCGGTCGTGCCCGGTGCTCCGAGCAGCTTCAAGGCGACAGCGGGTGACGGACAGGTCACATTGAGCTGGACTGCTCCTGCTGACGACGGTGGCAGTGCGATCTTGGGCTACAAAGTATGGTATGGCAACGTGACGCCGGTCACACTGGATGCGGCGGAGACCAAATATACCTTCAAGAACCTGACAAACGGGCAAGGATACAACTTCACCATCATCGCGGTGAACGCGAAGGGCGACGGCGCGGAGATCAGGGCGACGGCAACGCCGATGAAGACGACGACTCCCACTGTGCCTGATTCTGGCGGCAATACGGGCAACACCGGAAACACTGGAAATACCGGCAACATCGGTAATACGGGCAACACTGACAATACGGGCACCGGGAAAGACGCTGGAACGTTGAAGTCGACCTACACAGTGAATACACCGAAGGATAAACCCGCGGTCACAGACAAAAACGGCAACACCACCCTCCCCGGTGGTGGCGAGATTGCGACCAAAGGCGGGACCAAGATTAAGGTACCCGAAGGCACAACGATAGACTCAAACGGTAAGGTAACCATACCGGCAGACAAGATTGCCGAAGTGACACTACCCGGCGGCAACAGCACAGTGACCATTTCGGGCGGCTCGACGATCGCGAGCGACGGTACGGTCACAGTAGGCGGCAAAGACGCGCATATGAACCTGCCAAACGGCAACCAGGTGTATTTCCACGGCGGATCGAAGATACGGAGCGGCGGAGCGGTTGTGGTAGGACCGAGCGGCGCAAGAGTTGACTTAGACAACGGCATGTCGCTGAACATCCGTGAGGGTACGGAGCTGGCGTTTGATGACGCCACCCCACTAGGCTTCCTCGTCATATCGGGCAACCCTTTCAGGGATGCCAACATGGACGAATGGTTCTACAACGATATAAATTTCACCTACACATACGATCTTTTCAACGGCACGACGTCCACAACGTTCTCACCGGGCACCGCAATGACGCGTGCCATGTTCGTGCAGGTACTGGCCAATCTTGAGAACGTAAACCTCTCCAGCTACCCGAGTTCCCGCTTTCGCGACGTGACGGACGGACAGTGGTACACGGCGGCAGCCGAGTGGGCGGCCGAAAAAGGCATAGTCAACGGTACAAACGCAGACCTTTTTGACCCCAATTCACCGATGACACGCGAGCAAATGCTGGTCATACTGTACAACTACATGAAGTACAAAGGCTATGAGATACCTGAAAGCCACGCTAAGTCCTTCACGGACGAGAGTGAGATCAGCTCCTGGGCGTTGGAGGCCGTTCAGGCACTGCGGGACATCGGCATTGTGCTAGGCAAGCCGGACAACTTTTTTGCTCCCAAAGCCACCGCCACCCGCGCCGAAGTAGCTACGATCTTTGTAAGGTTCACCGAATATCTGGCTAAGTGA